A single window of Streptomyces cathayae DNA harbors:
- a CDS encoding ABC transporter permease: MAEAALRTAPLDRARVLQWLQTYGVYAGVALLLVVNTVVTPHFLSAENFRTQAVQVSPVIIVALGMALVIGTEGIDLSVGAVMALAASVTALYLGYGLLPALLVVAVFAAAVGVANGALVAFVGVQPIVATLALMVGGRGLALVLLPQLEDLRNPALASLGSGDVLGVPYLILIAAVLALLAAFVVRRTTFGRQLLAIGDSRPAAQLAGLPVRRVLIVVYVLCALLAAVAGVLATARLQASDPTSLGNLMELSAITAVVVGGTPLTGGRVNIAGTVAGAVLIQLLTATLIKHDLPPSWTQIAQAIVIVCAVYAARGRGKR; the protein is encoded by the coding sequence ATGGCTGAAGCCGCTCTGCGCACCGCGCCGCTGGACCGGGCCCGCGTCCTGCAGTGGCTGCAGACATACGGCGTCTACGCCGGCGTGGCACTGCTGCTGGTCGTCAACACCGTCGTCACCCCGCACTTCCTGTCCGCGGAGAACTTCCGCACCCAGGCCGTGCAGGTCTCCCCCGTCATCATCGTCGCGCTCGGCATGGCCCTGGTCATCGGCACCGAGGGCATCGATCTGTCGGTCGGCGCCGTGATGGCGCTGGCAGCCTCCGTGACCGCCCTGTACCTCGGCTACGGTCTGCTGCCGGCGCTGCTGGTGGTAGCGGTGTTCGCCGCCGCGGTGGGGGTGGCCAACGGGGCACTGGTCGCCTTCGTCGGAGTGCAGCCGATCGTGGCCACCCTGGCGCTCATGGTCGGCGGCCGGGGCCTCGCCCTGGTCCTGCTGCCGCAGCTGGAGGATCTGCGCAACCCCGCGCTCGCCTCCCTGGGATCCGGCGACGTCCTGGGCGTCCCCTATCTGATCCTCATCGCCGCCGTCCTGGCGCTGCTGGCCGCGTTCGTGGTCCGCCGCACCACGTTCGGGCGCCAGCTGCTGGCCATCGGTGACAGCCGCCCCGCGGCGCAGCTGGCGGGCCTGCCGGTGCGGCGCGTGCTGATCGTCGTGTACGTGCTGTGCGCGCTGCTGGCGGCCGTGGCGGGCGTGCTGGCCACCGCCCGGCTCCAGGCCAGCGACCCGACCTCACTGGGCAATCTGATGGAACTGTCCGCCATCACCGCCGTCGTGGTCGGCGGGACCCCGCTGACCGGCGGCCGTGTCAACATCGCCGGCACCGTGGCGGGAGCGGTCCTCATCCAGTTGCTCACCGCCACCCTCATCAAGCACGATCTGCCGCCGTCGTGGACCCAGATCGCGCAGGCCATAGTGATCGTGTGCGCGGTCTACGCGGCACGGGGACGGGGGAAACGATGA